AGGCTCCAATTCTTAATGCACCTAAGTAGGTGAGCGACGAATTTCGCTGTGCCAATTTTTGCTCGAGCTAAGTTTTTCGGATTTACTTCTTCTCATGTAGTGTGAATTTGCTTGTTGCGAAGAGGCTGAGTACGCTCGATTCGTGATCAGTTAAGGAGAAGGATGTTTGAATCTTCATCCATTAATATGTTGCTTGTTGATGTTCGATGGTGATTTGGCTGTTGTTTTTCGATGTTGTAAAGCTTCCTGATTGCCAGGCTCTTTTGATCCAGCTGATCCTTTTGTTGTGATGTCTGGTCAGGATGTTTTTCTGTCTGCTAAATATTTGCTCTTAGGCTTTATGGCCCAGGTAGTGAGATTTTTCCGCCGACCCAAGTTGGTGTGAGTGAGGCTTCTTCGGCTATTCTGTAGCAAGTTAAAATTGTTCCGAAGAGTCAATAAGTCGAATGTGAATCTTTGCTCTTCCCTCAAATTGATTTTTCAGCTTTGTATGCGAGTTGATGGCGTAATGCTCACCCGTAAAGATTGAACATGTCACTTCGATCCAAGCTGGCCCCCTGGCCCCAGTTCGACTCTGATCAGATCGATGTCGCCACTAGTGTGCTCTCCTCTGGCAAGGTCAATTCTTGGACAGGACACGAGACCACCGCCTTTGAGAAGGAGTTCGCCAGCTGGTGCGGCAATGCCCATGCCATCGCCAGCGCAAATGGATCCTTGGCTCTCTCGACTGCTTACTTGTCGATTGGGCTCGCCCCTGGCGATGAGCTGATCACTACCCCGCGGACGTTCATCGCTACCGCTTCGAGTGCTGTATTGCTCGGTGCCAAGCCTATTTTCGCCGACGTAGATGCCGAATCTGGTGCCATTACTGCTCGCGCTATCGAGCCACTGATCACTTCCCAGACCAAGGCAATATCAGTCGTGCATTTAGGTGGCTGGCCTGCCGACATGCCCTCGATACTCGATCTGGCGCTGAATCACGGCATTGCCGTGATCGAAGATTGTGCTCAGGCTCATGGCGCTCGTATCAATGGCCAGTCTGTTGGCAGCTTCGGAGACGTGTCCGCTTGGAGTTTCTGCCAGGACAAGATCATCTCTACGGCTGGTGAAGGTGGCATGGTCACCACCAATCGAGAGGAGTTATGGGATGCGGTATGGGCCTTTAAAGATCATGGCAAAACTCATGAGGCTGTCTATGGGCGCGAACACCCATCCGGCTTCCGCTGGCTCCACGAGCGTTTCGGCTCTAACTTCCGCCTCACCGAGCTACAAAGCGCAATAGGTCGCGTTCAGCTAAAGCGTCTCCCTGAGTGGACTGACACACGCACTCGAAATGCACTTCTCTTAGCAGAAGCCTTGGCTGATTGCTGTGCTGTGCGTGTGCCTTTGCCGCCTGAGAGCATCACCCATGCCTGGTACAAGTTCTATGCCTTCGTTAATCCATATGCATTGGCAGAGGGCTGGAGCCGTGATCGAATCCTTGCCGAGATTGCTGCCCTGGGGTATCCCGCTCTATCTGGTAGTTGCAGCGAGATCTACTTGGAGAAGTGCTTCCAGCAGGCTGGTCTGGCTCCTGCCGAACGCCTTCCTGTGTCTCGCGAGCTCGGGGAGACCAGCCTGATGTTCCTGGTGCATCCCACCATCACTCCAGAGCAAATGGATGGCTACGTCGAGGCTGTGAGGTCGGTGGTGTTGCGGGCTTGTCGATGAAGCTTTTTTCATTACGCCAGGTCATTCGGTTGTCCCCTCTTGCCCGTCGGCTGCTGCTGATAGCGATCGACGCTCTGTTAGTCCCTTTGTCGGTGTGGCTGAGCTTCTGGCTTCGGTTGGCCCATCCTCTCCATCCCAGTTTTCAGGCTGCCGGACTGTGGATGCTTTCAGCAGTGCTGCTGTTCGGCCTGCCCCTATATGCGCTCACAGGACAGTACCAAGGTCTGACGCGTTATGTCGGCAGTCGAGCTTTTTACCAGCTCGCCGGCCGCAATGCACTGTTGGTGTTTCTGTTGGTGGCCACCGGCGTATTGCTGCGCCTGCCGATGCCGCCACGCAGCAGCTGGATCCTGCTCTGGTTATTGCTCACCGGCTTCACCGGATTGGTGCGCTTTGCCCTGCGTGATCTGCTCCTGTCGCTGCGGTCGGTGTCGCACAAACAGATGGTTCGTGTTGCCATTTATGGCGCCGGTGAGGCCGGTGCCCAGCTTGCCGCCGCTCTCCGCCTGGCCGGTAATCATCAGATTATTACGTTCCTCGATGATGCGCCGACCCTATGGCGGCGCACGATCAACGGCATACCGATTCAGCCGCCCCAGGTACTTAGCCAGATCCTGGATCAGCTCGATCAGGTGTTGCTGGCAATTCCCTCAATGCCCCGAGTTGAACGCCGTCGCATCGTGGCTGAGCTCCAACGCCAGGCGATTCCGGTGTTGCAGATTCCCTCGGTTGATGACATCACGGCAGGGCGGGCGCGCATCGATTCGCTTCGCCCTGTCGCCATTGAAGACCTGCTCGGCCGTGATCCTGTGCCGCCTGTGCGGGAGCTGCTTGGCCCTGGCCTGCGCGATGCAGTGGTGTGCGTCACCGGTGCCGGTGGCTCGATCGGTTCCGAGCTCTGCCGCCAAATTCTGCAGCTGTACCCCAAAGTCTTGATCCTGCTCGAGATCAGTGAACCGTCGCTTTATGCCGTCGAGGAGGAGCTGCGCCAACAACTGCCCGCTTCGGTGACCTTGCTTCCTGTGCTTGGCAGCGCCACCGATCCGGCTCTGGTGCAATGGCTTTTTGCAGGCCATGGTGTGCAGACCGTCTTCCACGCCGCTGCCTACAAGCACGTGCCCCTGGTGGAAGCGAATCCGCTGGCGGGCCTCGCCAACAACGTGGGATCCACTCGAGTGCTGTGCCAGGCCGCCATATCGGTTGGTGTGAGTGAAGTGGTGTTGATCTCCACCGATAAAGCGGTGCGACCCACCAATGTGATGGGCGCCAGCAAACGTCTGGCTGAGCTGGTGGTGCAGGCCACGGCGCAAGAGCTTTCTCAGAGTGCCAAGGGCGCAGGCCAGCTGCGCACTCGTTTTGCAATGGTGCGCTTTGGCAACGTGCTGGGGTCTTCTGGCTCAGTGGTCCCTCTGTTCCGTAGACAGATAGCCGCTGGAGGACCGATCACCCTTACCCACCCAGAGATCATCCGCTACTTCATGACTATCCCGGAGGCGGCCGAGCTGGTGCTTCAAGCTGCCACTCTTGCCAAGGGCGGTGATGTCTTCTTGCTGGACATGGGCGAACCTGTGCGTATCAAAGCTCTGGCCGAGCAGATGATCCGGCTCAGTGGTCTTTCCTTGCGGGATGCCCAGAATCCCTGCGGCGATATCGAGATTGCATGCACTGGCTTGCGCCCGGGCGAGAAGCTCTACGAAGAACTACTCATCGATGCCGAATCTGAAGCAACCCAACACCCCCTGATCTTCCGCGCCCAGGAACGGGTCTTCCCTCCTGAGGTGCTGTGGCCTCTGTTGGATGCACTCAATGCAGCGATCGAAGTACATGATGCGGAGGCCGCTCTGCCCTTGCTTGCTGAGCTGGTGCCCGAGTGGGAGCGGGGTGAAGTATCTAATTGATTTTTTTCAAAATCTCTCCGTTAAGGCTCTCGCCACAACAGTGCTAGCCATCTTGAAGACCACCACCTAGGGCCGTTTCGCCTCTAAGAATCAGCGATAACCTTCCAGCGTTTGACGGCTTAGCCCCACCACTAAATGCCTGTTGCTTCAATTCGCTCTATTTGTTGCATCGGTGCTGGCTACGTAGGCGGACCAACCATGGCGGTCATCGCCGATCGCTGCCCTGACGTTCAGGTCACAGTCGTTGATATCAACCAGACCCGCATCGATGCCTGGAACAACAGTGATCTGAGCAGGCTGCCGGTGTACGAGCCAGGCTTGGATGCCGTTGTTAGGCGTGCGCGAGGCCGCAACCTGCATTTCTCAACGGCTGTGGAAGAGGCGATCGCCGCAGCAGACATGGTGTTCATTTCGGTGAACACACCCACCAAAACCAAAGGGCTTGGTGCCGGTCAGGCCAGCGATCTACGTTGGGTGGAAGCCTGTGCCCGTCAGGTGACCAAATCGGCAACGGGCCACACGATTGTGGTGGAGAAAAG
Above is a window of Synechococcus sp. BIOS-U3-1 DNA encoding:
- a CDS encoding DegT/DnrJ/EryC1/StrS family aminotransferase, whose protein sequence is MSLRSKLAPWPQFDSDQIDVATSVLSSGKVNSWTGHETTAFEKEFASWCGNAHAIASANGSLALSTAYLSIGLAPGDELITTPRTFIATASSAVLLGAKPIFADVDAESGAITARAIEPLITSQTKAISVVHLGGWPADMPSILDLALNHGIAVIEDCAQAHGARINGQSVGSFGDVSAWSFCQDKIISTAGEGGMVTTNREELWDAVWAFKDHGKTHEAVYGREHPSGFRWLHERFGSNFRLTELQSAIGRVQLKRLPEWTDTRTRNALLLAEALADCCAVRVPLPPESITHAWYKFYAFVNPYALAEGWSRDRILAEIAALGYPALSGSCSEIYLEKCFQQAGLAPAERLPVSRELGETSLMFLVHPTITPEQMDGYVEAVRSVVLRACR
- a CDS encoding polysaccharide biosynthesis protein, translated to MKLFSLRQVIRLSPLARRLLLIAIDALLVPLSVWLSFWLRLAHPLHPSFQAAGLWMLSAVLLFGLPLYALTGQYQGLTRYVGSRAFYQLAGRNALLVFLLVATGVLLRLPMPPRSSWILLWLLLTGFTGLVRFALRDLLLSLRSVSHKQMVRVAIYGAGEAGAQLAAALRLAGNHQIITFLDDAPTLWRRTINGIPIQPPQVLSQILDQLDQVLLAIPSMPRVERRRIVAELQRQAIPVLQIPSVDDITAGRARIDSLRPVAIEDLLGRDPVPPVRELLGPGLRDAVVCVTGAGGSIGSELCRQILQLYPKVLILLEISEPSLYAVEEELRQQLPASVTLLPVLGSATDPALVQWLFAGHGVQTVFHAAAYKHVPLVEANPLAGLANNVGSTRVLCQAAISVGVSEVVLISTDKAVRPTNVMGASKRLAELVVQATAQELSQSAKGAGQLRTRFAMVRFGNVLGSSGSVVPLFRRQIAAGGPITLTHPEIIRYFMTIPEAAELVLQAATLAKGGDVFLLDMGEPVRIKALAEQMIRLSGLSLRDAQNPCGDIEIACTGLRPGEKLYEELLIDAESEATQHPLIFRAQERVFPPEVLWPLLDALNAAIEVHDAEAALPLLAELVPEWERGEVSN